One genomic segment of Pseudodesulfovibrio sp. JC047 includes these proteins:
- a CDS encoding tRNA (adenine-N1)-methyltransferase — protein sequence MIESGQLILLISHKGKRYLRKLEAGGEVHTHDGKLLMDEVAEAGFGQYVKTHLGRPYLVLKPTLHDLIKGVKRQTQIMYPKEIGYLMMKLGIGPGSTVIESGTGSGGLTTALAWFVGDTGKVITYERRADFYKLAGKNLERVGLANRVEQVNQNIEDGFKHSGADALFLDVRTPWEYLHSIPEAVIPGAMCGFLLPTVNQVSELLRGLEDGPFADQEVLEILIRHWKPVPDRLRPDDRMVAHTGFLVFARYMEPPQAAPRPELDMDETETVAEAEPLAETPDVPTSDA from the coding sequence ATGATTGAATCCGGACAACTCATTTTACTTATCAGCCACAAGGGCAAACGATACCTTCGCAAGCTTGAAGCTGGCGGTGAAGTTCACACCCATGATGGCAAGTTGCTTATGGACGAGGTTGCTGAGGCCGGTTTCGGCCAGTATGTAAAAACGCATCTGGGCAGGCCGTATCTGGTCTTGAAACCCACCCTGCATGACCTCATCAAAGGCGTGAAACGACAGACGCAGATCATGTATCCAAAAGAAATCGGGTACTTGATGATGAAACTGGGCATTGGTCCAGGATCGACCGTTATCGAATCCGGCACAGGGTCCGGTGGCTTGACCACGGCTTTGGCCTGGTTTGTGGGCGATACCGGTAAGGTTATCACCTACGAACGACGCGCTGATTTTTATAAACTGGCGGGCAAGAACCTGGAGCGTGTCGGCCTGGCCAATCGCGTCGAACAGGTCAATCAAAATATTGAAGACGGGTTCAAACATTCCGGTGCGGATGCACTCTTTCTGGATGTGCGAACCCCGTGGGAATACCTTCATTCCATCCCAGAAGCCGTGATTCCGGGGGCCATGTGTGGCTTTTTGCTGCCCACGGTCAATCAGGTTTCCGAATTGCTGAGAGGATTGGAAGACGGGCCTTTTGCCGATCAGGAAGTGTTGGAAATCCTGATTCGTCATTGGAAACCGGTGCCTGATCGACTCAGGCCCGATGATCGCATGGTGGCGCACACCGGATTTTTGGTCTTTGCGCGCTACATGGAACCGCCTCAGGCTGCGCCCCGTCCCGAGCTTGATATGGACGAAACCGAGACTGTGGCAGAAGCCGAACCTTTGGCCGAAACACCGGATGTACCGACTTCGGACGCATAA
- a CDS encoding PAS domain-containing sensor histidine kinase: MVESLFGMAQMGVLGGILLVLIRADRDVIRARRGYLCLKIGVMLVLFGAFMNMAGTLSLFTRATDRHPIDLYFFLEQGVGYTGGFTLLGIGLWFWLSSFHVAESSLEHLDDEVHSLGREKAGLTRVIEREIRQRKTVEAELLRLREHWLTMYKDAPIPIMRGSSGRLPIEWNSAFAEMLGYASLQEMVELARKSGGPHSIWQYRIDAEELFAGLQVERPILGYETRLVSKDGAPLWVRMDCMTTSDAEGGRLFYCFADDVTDRRIATKSLAHNERKLRAIMDAMPVGLVLLDEKTREIVDVNTPILSMTGFTRKKLIGQVCCDFLCKGDASVCLSLDEDDGRDFMSGECDLLMADGSSLPVLQSVSRVMVDNGPCLLEAFVDISEQKRLEHLKEDVDRIVAHDLKAPILGMINACNVLLMDEEIVQGDLREILKTIEQQGRKVLRMAGMAMTVYKMEAGTYEHTPTPVNFMMVVTNVLAELQDVAASLEVTVDVDSGDERTTSHHGLHVLGQEMLYESMFANLLKNAIEASPRKGTVTVDVGECDAGIVRLCIRNAGVIPLEIRETFFEKYVTSGKVTGTGLGTYSARLVVKTVGGDIQVNTSDTENQTSVVVTVPCA; this comes from the coding sequence ATGGTCGAGAGTCTTTTCGGAATGGCGCAAATGGGTGTCCTCGGTGGCATCCTGTTGGTGCTTATTCGTGCCGACAGGGACGTGATACGTGCCCGTCGTGGATACCTGTGCCTCAAGATCGGCGTAATGCTTGTTCTCTTTGGTGCTTTCATGAATATGGCTGGAACGCTGAGCCTTTTTACACGGGCCACGGATCGCCACCCCATTGATTTGTATTTTTTCCTTGAGCAGGGAGTGGGATATACAGGTGGGTTTACCCTGTTGGGAATAGGGTTGTGGTTCTGGCTTTCGTCTTTCCATGTCGCGGAAAGTTCTTTGGAGCATTTAGATGATGAGGTCCATTCGTTGGGGCGGGAAAAGGCTGGTCTGACCCGGGTTATTGAACGTGAGATTCGGCAACGAAAGACTGTCGAGGCCGAATTGCTTCGTCTCAGGGAACACTGGCTGACGATGTACAAGGATGCGCCCATTCCCATTATGCGGGGCAGTTCAGGGCGGTTGCCCATTGAATGGAATTCGGCGTTTGCCGAGATGCTTGGGTATGCGTCGCTCCAGGAAATGGTTGAATTGGCCCGGAAGTCGGGTGGCCCGCACTCCATCTGGCAATACCGGATTGATGCCGAAGAATTGTTTGCCGGACTCCAGGTAGAAAGACCCATTCTGGGCTATGAAACTCGTCTTGTGAGCAAGGACGGGGCTCCTCTTTGGGTTCGAATGGACTGCATGACCACGTCGGATGCGGAAGGGGGGCGTCTCTTTTATTGTTTTGCCGACGACGTGACGGATCGGCGAATCGCGACAAAGAGCCTTGCACACAATGAGCGCAAACTTCGGGCGATCATGGATGCCATGCCGGTCGGGCTGGTATTGCTGGATGAAAAAACGCGGGAAATTGTGGATGTCAATACGCCCATACTCTCCATGACCGGGTTTACCCGTAAAAAATTGATCGGGCAGGTTTGTTGTGATTTCCTGTGTAAAGGTGATGCGTCTGTGTGTCTGTCTCTGGACGAGGACGACGGGCGGGATTTCATGAGTGGAGAATGTGATCTTCTCATGGCCGATGGCTCTTCTTTGCCCGTGCTTCAGTCCGTGTCCCGGGTGATGGTGGACAATGGGCCCTGTTTGCTGGAAGCCTTTGTCGATATTTCCGAACAAAAGCGGTTGGAACATCTCAAGGAAGATGTGGATCGAATCGTGGCACACGACCTCAAGGCCCCTATTTTGGGAATGATCAACGCGTGCAATGTGCTGCTCATGGATGAAGAAATTGTCCAAGGCGATTTGCGAGAAATATTGAAGACCATTGAGCAACAAGGCCGGAAGGTGCTGCGTATGGCTGGTATGGCCATGACCGTGTACAAGATGGAGGCCGGGACCTATGAACATACGCCGACTCCAGTGAATTTCATGATGGTTGTCACGAACGTGCTCGCGGAATTGCAGGATGTGGCGGCAAGCCTTGAAGTGACCGTGGACGTTGATTCTGGCGACGAACGCACGACGTCACATCACGGATTGCATGTCCTGGGACAGGAAATGCTCTATGAATCCATGTTTGCCAACTTGTTGAAGAATGCCATTGAAGCCTCCCCCAGAAAAGGAACGGTCACTGTGGATGTGGGCGAATGTGACGCCGGAATCGTGCGGCTTTGTATTCGCAATGCTGGCGTGATTCCTCTCGAGATCAGGGAGACCTTTTTTGAAAAATATGTCACATCAGGAAAGGTTACCGGAACCGGGCTTGGGACGTATTCTGCCCGGCTCGTGGTCAAGACCGTTGGCGGCGACATTCAGGTGAATACGTCGGATACAGAGAATCAAACCTCGGTGGTCGTGACTGTGCCGTGTGCCTGA
- a CDS encoding radical SAM protein yields MAYKYIFGPVMSGRLGRSLGLDLLGDRICSMDCVYCEVGATRVLTVERKPYVPANAILEELAAWKAEGLTMPDVVTLGGLGEPCLNSEMGAVITGARKLFPDTDIAVLTNASLMGDPDVRRELALADSILPSLDSLMEDEFTRVNRPCKGFSPAGIADGLLEFKKEFKGKIFLEILLAEGINDTDENLGRLKNFCERLAPDRVDVVTLTRPGTVKGVRPVDGEVLSRWRMTLESGKTGVQTHQVTDRTTISTKHVTEFVIASLTRRPQTVSQLAQALNVDPKQVQFAVEALLKKGEILPRDDRGETYYHGTRPAPE; encoded by the coding sequence ATGGCATATAAATATATTTTCGGACCAGTGATGAGCGGTCGATTAGGTCGCTCCCTTGGACTCGATCTGCTTGGGGACCGAATTTGTTCCATGGATTGTGTGTATTGCGAAGTTGGAGCCACCAGGGTGTTGACCGTTGAACGGAAACCCTATGTCCCGGCAAACGCCATTCTTGAAGAATTGGCCGCCTGGAAAGCCGAAGGGCTGACCATGCCCGATGTGGTGACACTGGGAGGATTGGGAGAACCCTGCCTGAATTCCGAGATGGGTGCGGTCATCACCGGAGCACGAAAGCTGTTTCCGGACACGGATATTGCCGTGTTGACCAATGCCAGTCTCATGGGTGACCCGGATGTTCGCCGCGAATTGGCACTGGCAGACAGTATTCTGCCCAGCCTGGATTCGTTGATGGAGGATGAATTCACCCGGGTGAATCGTCCCTGTAAAGGATTTTCGCCCGCAGGCATCGCCGACGGGTTGCTTGAGTTCAAAAAAGAATTCAAGGGAAAAATATTTTTGGAGATTTTGCTTGCCGAAGGAATCAATGACACAGACGAGAACCTCGGCAGGTTAAAGAATTTTTGCGAACGACTTGCTCCCGACCGTGTTGACGTGGTCACATTGACCCGTCCAGGAACGGTCAAGGGAGTCCGCCCCGTGGACGGGGAGGTTCTAAGTCGTTGGCGCATGACGCTTGAGAGCGGAAAGACCGGCGTTCAGACGCACCAGGTGACCGACAGGACAACGATCAGCACGAAACATGTGACAGAGTTCGTCATCGCATCCCTGACCCGCAGACCGCAAACCGTCTCTCAACTGGCACAGGCCCTGAATGTGGACCCAAAACAGGTTCAATTCGCCGTGGAAGCCCTTCTGAAAAAGGGCGAAATACTCCCCCGGGATGACCGGGGAGAAACGTATTACCACGGGACACGGCCAGCCCCTGAATAA
- a CDS encoding Rne/Rng family ribonuclease has product MPNKKKRQKMFISVLPGEQVEVVIAEEGKVNEYYVEMVHQAKTKGNIYKGYIHNIDNGLQAAFINYGAERNGFLQIDEVHPEYYTGNFTQKKGSRYPLMQKVLKPGQEILVQVVKEPTGKKGAFLTSYLSLPGRSFVYTVGRSQMGVSRKIENEKERTRLKKALESFETTEGVGLIARTAAVGQSKAALERDYKYLNRLWTDIRSNAQKEKAPVRVYKELGLAERAVRDYLTSDVTEVWVDDQETYDQISKFVKLAFPRKNNLVRLHDENDLSLLERFNLLKQVEEIYSREASMPSGGRLVFDATEALTAVDINSGKIGGERNFQKMALKTNVEAAREIARQLRLRDIGGQVVIDFIEMKNPKDCREVEKVMRAELKNDRARTDVNRISSFGLMELVRQRLGSSAIAISTEPCPCCKGTGIRRNMEWQALQALKEIHRALRTSDEDQIEHTCEEELAIYLLNSKRGILANLEKRYGKTVHIDLEYEYDE; this is encoded by the coding sequence ATGCCCAACAAGAAAAAACGGCAGAAAATGTTCATTTCGGTGCTTCCAGGTGAACAAGTTGAAGTCGTGATTGCCGAAGAAGGCAAAGTCAACGAATACTATGTAGAAATGGTGCACCAGGCAAAGACCAAGGGCAACATCTACAAAGGTTACATTCACAACATCGATAACGGCTTGCAAGCCGCCTTCATCAATTACGGAGCCGAACGAAACGGATTTCTCCAGATTGATGAAGTCCACCCGGAATACTACACGGGCAACTTCACCCAAAAAAAAGGCTCGCGCTATCCGCTCATGCAGAAAGTGCTCAAGCCCGGCCAGGAAATTCTGGTCCAGGTCGTCAAGGAACCCACTGGCAAGAAAGGGGCGTTTCTCACGTCCTATCTGTCCTTGCCCGGACGGAGCTTTGTCTACACGGTCGGACGCTCTCAAATGGGCGTTTCCCGCAAGATTGAAAATGAAAAAGAACGCACCCGTCTCAAAAAGGCCCTGGAATCCTTTGAAACCACCGAAGGCGTGGGCCTTATCGCCCGCACCGCCGCCGTGGGACAATCCAAGGCCGCCCTGGAACGGGATTACAAATATCTGAATCGTCTCTGGACCGACATCCGCTCCAATGCACAAAAAGAGAAAGCCCCTGTCCGAGTCTATAAGGAACTGGGACTGGCTGAACGCGCCGTGCGCGATTACCTGACCTCTGATGTCACGGAAGTCTGGGTGGACGATCAGGAAACCTATGACCAGATCAGCAAATTCGTCAAACTGGCCTTTCCCCGGAAAAACAATCTGGTCCGCCTCCACGACGAAAACGATCTGTCCCTGCTGGAACGGTTCAATCTTCTCAAACAAGTGGAAGAAATCTATTCCCGTGAAGCATCCATGCCGTCCGGAGGTCGTCTGGTCTTTGACGCGACCGAGGCCCTGACCGCCGTGGATATCAACTCCGGCAAAATCGGCGGCGAACGGAATTTCCAGAAAATGGCGCTCAAGACCAATGTGGAAGCCGCCCGGGAAATCGCCCGACAGCTCAGGCTGCGCGACATCGGCGGACAAGTGGTCATCGACTTCATTGAGATGAAAAATCCCAAGGACTGCCGTGAAGTCGAAAAAGTCATGCGTGCCGAACTGAAAAACGACCGCGCTCGGACAGACGTCAATCGCATTTCCTCTTTCGGACTGATGGAGCTGGTTCGCCAACGCCTCGGTTCCTCGGCCATCGCCATTTCAACAGAACCGTGTCCCTGCTGCAAAGGCACCGGGATCCGTCGTAACATGGAATGGCAGGCCCTTCAGGCACTCAAGGAAATCCATCGGGCACTGCGAACCTCCGACGAAGACCAGATCGAGCACACCTGTGAAGAGGAACTCGCCATTTATCTGCTCAACAGTAAACGTGGTATTCTGGCGAACTTGGAAAAACGGTACGGCAAGACCGTTCACATCGACTTGGAATATGAATACGACGAATAG
- a CDS encoding ATP-binding protein, producing MSAKTARKSKPLMTSRSISRDLTFSLVVIVMLIATAMGSYIYWQQSEEMWATADEKGEDTITSVAEILAVPIWNLDYDNARLIGSVYTHDDMVQGIRIYGSRDEVVFAHEKFSGSQADFSKVRAIVFEGRKIGRAEIDFTLARDKKRLDEQMLVSIIIIVVSISVILAITGLLLRVFLNKPLMVLQSGIARVAKGDFSYDFGEVYHAELLDIAKRFRRMSIEIEGRENKLQTMNKTLQEAEEKFRGIFENAVEGIFQATPDGVLRRANPAMARIFGYESVEEFLANVRSLSSRIMVNPEHMQNFFEKVRTEGEVKRFEAEYYRRDGKTMWGSLNARAIYDETGTLVFIDGILEDISERKQAEQDLADLNRHLEQLVRDRTEDLVLKAQELEEANQRLRELDEMKSAFLSSVSHELRTPLTSILGFAKLLNKEFSRNFMPLVEEDRLVRKGERIQSNLLIISHEGERLTRLINDVLDLNKIESGSMGWRDMRLSMDEVIDVAANSVSGMFSQTDLQLITEVESGLPTVVADPDRVQQVLINLLNNAAKFTEEGTVTLRAFPRFGQLRVEVVDTGTGIHADDQAQIFEKFHQTRSDTMVNKPRGTGLGLTICREIVEHYGGRIWVESEVGVGSSFIFTLPAVV from the coding sequence ATGAGCGCAAAAACAGCAAGAAAATCAAAACCACTCATGACAAGTCGGTCGATCTCACGCGACCTGACATTTAGTCTTGTGGTGATTGTCATGCTCATTGCCACGGCCATGGGGAGCTATATCTATTGGCAACAATCCGAGGAAATGTGGGCCACCGCCGATGAAAAGGGTGAGGACACCATCACCAGCGTGGCCGAAATACTGGCCGTACCCATCTGGAATCTGGATTACGACAACGCGCGGCTGATCGGGTCGGTGTATACCCATGATGACATGGTTCAGGGAATCCGCATCTATGGTTCGCGGGATGAAGTCGTGTTCGCCCATGAGAAGTTTTCCGGTTCGCAGGCCGATTTCAGCAAGGTCCGCGCCATCGTGTTTGAAGGACGAAAGATTGGTCGGGCCGAGATCGATTTCACTTTGGCGCGGGACAAAAAGCGTCTGGACGAGCAGATGCTTGTCTCGATCATCATTATCGTTGTGTCCATTTCCGTTATTCTGGCCATCACGGGGCTGCTCTTGCGGGTGTTTTTGAATAAACCGCTCATGGTGCTTCAATCCGGGATTGCCCGAGTTGCGAAAGGTGACTTTTCCTATGATTTTGGCGAAGTCTATCACGCGGAATTGCTGGATATTGCCAAGCGGTTCCGGCGTATGTCCATTGAGATTGAAGGGCGTGAAAATAAACTGCAAACAATGAACAAGACGTTGCAGGAGGCTGAAGAAAAGTTCCGTGGCATTTTCGAGAACGCCGTGGAAGGGATTTTTCAGGCCACGCCGGACGGGGTGTTGCGTCGGGCGAATCCGGCCATGGCCCGGATATTCGGGTATGAGTCGGTCGAAGAATTTCTCGCCAATGTGCGAAGTCTGAGTTCCCGGATCATGGTGAATCCGGAACACATGCAGAATTTTTTCGAAAAGGTGCGTACTGAGGGGGAAGTCAAACGGTTTGAAGCCGAGTACTATCGCCGGGACGGCAAGACCATGTGGGGGTCGTTGAACGCGCGGGCCATTTATGACGAGACAGGGACGCTGGTTTTCATTGATGGTATTCTTGAAGATATTTCCGAGCGAAAGCAGGCCGAGCAGGACCTGGCCGATCTGAATCGGCATTTGGAACAACTGGTTCGGGATCGGACAGAAGATTTGGTGTTGAAGGCCCAGGAGTTGGAAGAGGCCAACCAGCGTTTGCGGGAACTCGATGAGATGAAGTCGGCTTTTCTTTCGTCAGTATCACATGAATTGCGGACTCCGTTGACGTCCATTCTGGGATTCGCCAAGTTGTTGAATAAGGAATTTTCAAGGAATTTCATGCCTTTGGTCGAGGAAGACCGTCTTGTCAGAAAAGGCGAACGAATTCAGAGTAATCTGTTGATTATCAGTCATGAGGGCGAACGGTTGACCCGGCTCATCAATGATGTGCTGGATCTCAACAAGATCGAATCCGGGTCCATGGGCTGGCGTGACATGCGGTTGAGCATGGATGAAGTGATTGATGTGGCCGCCAATTCTGTCAGTGGCATGTTTTCCCAGACCGATCTGCAACTCATCACGGAAGTGGAATCCGGGTTGCCCACGGTGGTCGCAGATCCAGACCGTGTCCAGCAGGTGCTGATTAATTTGCTGAACAACGCAGCGAAGTTTACTGAAGAAGGGACCGTCACTTTGCGGGCATTTCCCCGTTTCGGTCAGTTGCGCGTGGAGGTTGTGGATACCGGAACCGGGATTCATGCCGACGATCAGGCGCAGATTTTCGAGAAATTTCATCAGACCCGTTCGGACACCATGGTCAACAAACCCCGGGGAACAGGTCTTGGTCTGACTATCTGCCGAGAGATTGTCGAGCATTATGGTGGTCGGATTTGGGTCGAGTCGGAAGTCGGGGTCGGATCATCCTTTATCTTCACTCTGCCCGCAGTGGTGTGA
- a CDS encoding transporter substrate-binding domain-containing protein, which yields MFKQCLLGCVFGMLLLTVGVGRAEELRIVSLDLPPYWYWEQGEQCGLCSELGTAIAKEAGLEVVDISARLCRGLEEMKMGRADMIVLFASPEAETVGHNLGVVFQEQSVVVGLAGTHFHSLDALEGKRVAALRGARGGARISREKEMVPCSTRSFVHSLKLLIGGRVDAVYGPRLGVEYALNSHDVPRKAFSEPYEIVSVPITVYVSRHASSVLIEKVRGAVQRLIANGTVEAIRAKYAL from the coding sequence ATGTTCAAACAGTGTCTTTTGGGATGTGTTTTCGGGATGCTTCTGCTGACGGTCGGTGTCGGGAGAGCGGAAGAATTGCGTATTGTTTCGCTGGACTTGCCGCCATACTGGTATTGGGAGCAGGGGGAGCAGTGTGGGCTGTGCAGTGAACTCGGGACGGCCATTGCCAAAGAGGCCGGGCTTGAAGTGGTCGATATTTCGGCCCGTCTGTGCCGTGGACTTGAGGAAATGAAGATGGGGCGGGCGGATATGATTGTCCTGTTCGCATCGCCCGAGGCCGAGACCGTAGGCCATAATCTCGGGGTGGTGTTTCAGGAACAGTCGGTGGTGGTTGGCCTGGCCGGGACTCATTTCCATTCGCTGGATGCGTTGGAGGGGAAAAGGGTGGCCGCCCTTCGCGGTGCCCGAGGTGGTGCCCGTATTTCCCGGGAAAAGGAGATGGTCCCCTGCTCGACACGGAGCTTTGTCCACAGTCTCAAATTGTTGATTGGGGGACGGGTGGATGCGGTTTATGGACCACGTCTTGGGGTGGAATACGCCTTGAATTCTCATGATGTGCCCAGAAAAGCCTTTTCCGAACCGTATGAAATCGTTTCCGTTCCGATAACCGTGTATGTCTCCAGACACGCATCGTCGGTCTTGATTGAAAAGGTTCGCGGAGCGGTTCAACGGCTCATTGCGAACGGAACGGTTGAAGCCATTCGGGCCAAGTATGCTTTATAA
- a CDS encoding DUF1007 family protein → MTKSFLPSLGPSFIERPIIMIKKLSALCTLCLLVLLLTPGQGRCHPHVFVDVSLSFSIGKTGLDGIGEHWVFDEMFTQAILSDLGLDAETLPTTLGQEKIRDGAFAYLVNFGYFTFIESAGKRISVTETRDFRASLDEGRLVYTFFIPLDLPFEHIKNFRIAVFDKEYYSDIVLVKDDISFEIDGMAQVSHSFKPAKDQTYWKFIVPEAVHLSITNAGNTTKTPTPAPVQLEEVEGPGPIERIMTLVRSTQRELTQHLNDFGMQLKDNPLGSALWMFLGLSFVYGIVHAVGPGHGKAVVCSYFLSNPGSLLNGAIMGNAITFIHMSSAALAVGAAYLIFSTGMGGFAAASRTLQPASYALLGLMGLFLLGKAIRDILKGGMLSASSCDHDHDEPTGGTLKSILSVSFVTGLVPCPGAAVILAFAIGLNIFWIGILALICMAAGMGLTTTLFAWVAVTARSATLKLSGANRKLFNVLYAALSICGAAAIAIFGAALFFGSLTG, encoded by the coding sequence ATGACCAAATCGTTCTTGCCTTCACTCGGCCCCTCCTTTATTGAACGGCCTATCATCATGATAAAAAAATTGTCCGCACTTTGCACTCTTTGCCTGCTCGTCCTGCTCCTGACTCCCGGTCAGGGCCGATGTCATCCCCATGTCTTTGTGGATGTTTCCTTGTCCTTTTCCATTGGAAAAACAGGACTGGACGGAATCGGGGAACACTGGGTCTTTGACGAAATGTTCACTCAGGCCATCCTCAGCGACCTCGGATTGGACGCCGAAACCCTCCCCACAACATTGGGTCAGGAAAAAATCCGGGACGGCGCGTTCGCCTATCTGGTCAACTTCGGGTATTTCACCTTCATCGAATCCGCAGGCAAACGGATATCCGTCACCGAAACCAGGGACTTCAGGGCATCACTGGACGAGGGGCGACTGGTCTATACCTTTTTTATCCCGTTGGATCTTCCATTCGAACATATCAAAAACTTTCGTATCGCGGTTTTCGACAAGGAATATTATTCCGATATCGTACTGGTCAAAGACGATATTTCCTTTGAAATTGATGGCATGGCCCAGGTCAGCCACTCTTTCAAACCAGCCAAGGATCAAACCTATTGGAAATTCATCGTTCCGGAAGCAGTGCACCTCTCCATCACCAACGCCGGAAATACGACAAAAACGCCGACTCCCGCCCCTGTTCAGCTTGAAGAAGTCGAAGGTCCCGGCCCGATCGAACGCATCATGACTCTGGTCCGCTCCACGCAACGGGAGCTGACCCAACACCTCAACGATTTTGGAATGCAGCTCAAGGACAACCCCCTTGGCTCGGCACTCTGGATGTTCCTCGGCCTGTCTTTTGTCTATGGCATTGTTCATGCGGTAGGCCCTGGACACGGTAAAGCCGTTGTCTGTTCGTATTTTCTCAGCAATCCCGGATCACTGCTCAACGGAGCGATCATGGGCAACGCCATCACGTTCATCCACATGAGTTCGGCGGCCCTGGCCGTGGGCGCAGCCTATCTCATTTTTTCCACCGGCATGGGAGGCTTTGCCGCAGCCAGCCGAACCCTGCAACCGGCCAGTTACGCCCTGCTTGGTCTGATGGGACTTTTCCTGCTAGGCAAGGCTATACGTGACATCCTCAAAGGCGGCATGTTGTCCGCTTCTTCTTGCGATCACGACCACGACGAACCAACCGGCGGCACCTTGAAATCCATCCTGTCCGTGTCCTTTGTCACCGGACTCGTGCCCTGCCCCGGTGCCGCCGTCATCCTCGCCTTTGCCATCGGCCTGAATATCTTCTGGATCGGCATCCTCGCCTTGATCTGCATGGCCGCAGGCATGGGGCTGACCACCACTCTATTCGCCTGGGTGGCCGTCACCGCCAGATCAGCGACACTCAAACTCTCCGGTGCCAATAGAAAGCTCTTCAATGTCCTCTACGCGGCCCTGTCCATCTGCGGAGCCGCTGCCATCGCCATCTTTGGCGCGGCCCTCTTCTTCGGAAGCCTGACAGGATAA
- a CDS encoding Lrp/AsnC family transcriptional regulator, whose product MKKTLDTQDKKLVAALTQDGQLSPCKIGTGMGVTAPTVRSRLKNLIAAGALKVAGLVNPMAAKGLTVAMVGLTIHSHEQLDEKLDQIGALPRVNWCAVVTGRYDIIVEIICMDEMSDLYNFLDQDLSKIGGVNSSESFVVMKSRRKWLLLPDAVTDRFDA is encoded by the coding sequence ATGAAAAAAACACTTGATACCCAAGACAAAAAACTGGTTGCCGCTCTCACACAGGATGGACAGTTGTCCCCGTGCAAAATCGGAACAGGTATGGGCGTCACGGCTCCCACGGTCCGATCTCGCCTGAAAAATCTGATCGCAGCGGGCGCGCTCAAGGTCGCTGGACTGGTGAACCCCATGGCGGCCAAGGGATTGACCGTTGCCATGGTGGGGCTGACGATCCACAGCCACGAGCAGCTCGACGAAAAGCTGGACCAAATCGGTGCGCTGCCCCGGGTCAACTGGTGCGCGGTAGTGACCGGACGCTATGACATTATCGTGGAAATCATCTGTATGGATGAAATGAGCGATCTGTATAATTTTCTGGATCAGGACCTGTCCAAAATTGGCGGGGTCAACTCCAGTGAATCGTTTGTCGTCATGAAATCCCGACGAAAATGGCTCCTGTTACCGGATGCCGTTACTGACAGATTCGACGCATAA